From the genome of Streptomyces sp. NBC_01317, one region includes:
- a CDS encoding SDR family oxidoreductase gives MRDVSDQDENHGPAAPGLRCLVTGATGYIGGRLVPELLDAGHTVRCLARTPDKLRDHPWAGRAEIVRGDVTDPVSLGAAFQGIDVAYYLVHALGTGQDFAATDRRAARTFAQQAKAAGVRRIVYLGGLTPAGVPEGELSPHLRSRAEVGRILLDSGVPTAFLRAAVIIGSGSASFEMLRYLTERLPVMVTPSWVRTSLQPIAVRDVLRYLVGCARLPDDVNRAFDIGGADILTYRDMMQRYAAVAGLPRRLIVPVPVLTPRLSSHWVGLVTPVPASIARPLAESLRHEVVCHERDIARYVPDPPGGPLTFDRSAELALRRIQEAQVSTRWTSASVAGAPSDPLPTDPDWAGGSLYTDERELTVDAPRESLWRVIEGIGGENGWYSFPLAWAVRGRLDRLVGGVGLRRGRRDAQHLRVGDSLDFWRVEEIEPGRLLRLRAEMRLPGLAWLELRADRDEKGVTVYRQRALFHPQGLLGHAYWWGISPFHSSVFGGMARNITRTAGGSATGRREPTRAGRG, from the coding sequence ATGAGGGACGTATCTGATCAGGACGAGAACCACGGGCCGGCGGCACCGGGACTGCGCTGTCTCGTGACCGGCGCCACCGGCTACATCGGCGGCCGGCTGGTGCCCGAGCTGCTCGACGCCGGGCACACGGTGCGCTGCCTGGCCCGGACCCCGGACAAGCTGCGCGACCACCCATGGGCGGGCCGGGCGGAGATCGTACGGGGCGATGTCACCGACCCCGTCTCCCTCGGGGCCGCCTTCCAGGGCATCGACGTCGCGTACTACCTCGTACACGCGCTCGGCACCGGCCAGGACTTCGCCGCCACCGACCGCCGCGCCGCCCGCACGTTCGCCCAGCAGGCGAAGGCCGCGGGTGTCCGGCGGATCGTCTATCTGGGCGGGCTCACGCCCGCAGGCGTGCCCGAGGGCGAGCTGTCGCCGCATCTGCGCTCACGCGCCGAGGTCGGCCGTATTCTGCTGGACTCCGGCGTGCCGACCGCCTTCCTGCGCGCCGCCGTCATCATCGGCTCGGGCTCGGCCTCCTTCGAGATGCTCCGCTATCTCACGGAGCGGCTGCCCGTGATGGTGACGCCCAGCTGGGTACGGACGTCCCTCCAGCCCATCGCCGTACGCGACGTGCTCCGCTACCTCGTCGGGTGCGCGCGCCTGCCCGACGACGTCAACCGGGCGTTCGACATCGGCGGCGCCGACATCCTGACGTACCGCGACATGATGCAGCGGTACGCGGCCGTCGCCGGACTCCCCCGGCGCCTCATCGTCCCCGTACCGGTGCTGACCCCGCGCCTGTCGAGCCACTGGGTCGGCCTGGTGACCCCCGTCCCGGCGTCCATCGCCCGGCCCCTGGCGGAGTCGCTGCGCCATGAAGTCGTGTGCCACGAGAGGGACATCGCGCGGTACGTCCCCGATCCGCCCGGCGGCCCGCTCACCTTCGACCGGTCCGCCGAGCTGGCCCTGCGCCGTATCCAGGAGGCGCAGGTGTCCACCCGCTGGACGTCCGCCTCGGTGGCCGGCGCCCCGAGCGATCCGCTGCCCACGGACCCCGACTGGGCCGGCGGCAGCCTCTACACGGACGAGCGCGAACTGACCGTGGACGCGCCCCGGGAGTCGCTGTGGCGGGTCATCGAGGGCATCGGCGGGGAGAACGGGTGGTACTCGTTCCCGCTGGCCTGGGCGGTACGGGGCCGGCTCGACCGGCTCGTCGGCGGGGTGGGGCTGCGCCGGGGCCGGCGGGACGCGCAGCACCTGCGGGTGGGTGACTCGCTGGACTTCTGGCGCGTGGAGGAGATCGAGCCGGGGCGGCTGCTGCGGCTGCGGGCCGAGATGCGGCTGCCGGGGCTGGCCTGGCTCGAACTCCGGGCGGACCGCGACGAGAAGGGCGTGACGGTGTACCGGCAGCGGGCGCTGTTCCATCCGCAAGGGCTGCTGGGGCACGCGTACTGGTGGGGCATCTCGCCTTTCCATTCCTCGGTGTTCGGCGGGATGGCACGCAACATCACGCGGACGGCGGGTGGTTCGGCCACGGGGCGGCGGGAGCCGACCCGGGCCGGCCGTGGTTGA
- a CDS encoding PTS-dependent dihydroxyacetone kinase phosphotransferase subunit DhaM yields MSIEKPVGIVLVSHSPSVADSVAELALGLAGGGPLAPVAGAGGTPGGELGTSSELIAAAAARVDRGSGVAILADLGSSVLTVKALLAEGDELPAGARLLDAPFVEGAVAAVVTSSAGGNLDAVEAAAAEAYSYRKV; encoded by the coding sequence ATGAGCATCGAGAAGCCGGTGGGGATCGTGCTGGTGTCGCACAGCCCGAGTGTCGCCGATTCCGTCGCGGAACTGGCCCTGGGCCTGGCGGGCGGCGGCCCCCTCGCCCCGGTCGCCGGCGCGGGCGGCACACCGGGCGGCGAGCTGGGCACCAGCTCGGAACTCATAGCCGCCGCCGCGGCGCGGGTGGACCGGGGCTCCGGTGTCGCGATCCTGGCGGACCTCGGCAGCTCCGTACTGACGGTGAAGGCGCTCCTCGCCGAGGGTGACGAGCTGCCCGCGGGGGCGCGGCTCCTGGACGCGCCGTTCGTGGAGGGCGCGGTGGCCGCCGTGGTCACCTCGTCCGCGGGCGGGAACCTGGACGCGGTGGAGGCGGCCGCCGCCGAGGCCTACTCGTACCGGAAGGTGTGA
- the dhaL gene encoding dihydroxyacetone kinase subunit DhaL, whose protein sequence is MSDQESGRTLDGDFFRRWLTTAGAAVEREAGRLTELDSAIGDADHGTNLQRGFRAVTATLEKEGPLAPGAVLTLAGRQLISTVGGASGPLYGTLLRRTGKALGDAAEVTPAQFAEALAAGVAAVAQLGGAKAGDKTMLDALEPATEALGTSFAAGAEAAEAGALATVPLQARKGRASYLGERSVGHQDPGATSSALLLAALAETWEATA, encoded by the coding sequence ATGTCCGATCAGGAATCCGGCCGCACGCTCGACGGCGACTTCTTCCGCCGCTGGCTGACGACCGCGGGCGCGGCGGTGGAGAGGGAGGCCGGCCGGCTCACCGAGCTGGACTCGGCCATCGGTGACGCCGACCACGGTACGAATCTCCAGCGCGGTTTCCGGGCCGTCACGGCCACCCTGGAGAAGGAGGGGCCGCTGGCGCCCGGCGCCGTGCTGACGCTGGCGGGACGGCAGCTGATCTCCACGGTGGGCGGCGCCTCGGGGCCGCTGTACGGCACCCTGCTGCGGCGTACGGGCAAGGCGCTGGGCGACGCGGCCGAGGTCACTCCCGCGCAGTTCGCCGAGGCGCTGGCCGCCGGGGTGGCGGCCGTGGCGCAGCTGGGCGGGGCGAAGGCCGGGGACAAGACGATGCTGGACGCGCTGGAGCCCGCGACGGAGGCGCTCGGTACGTCGTTCGCCGCGGGCGCCGAGGCGGCGGAGGCCGGAGCGTTGGCGACCGTACCGCTCCAGGCGCGCAAGGGCAGGGCCAGCTATCTGGGCGAACGGAGCGTCGGGCACCAGGACCCGGGAGCCACGTCCTCCGCCCTGCTCCTCGCGGCCCTCGCCGAGACGTGGGAGGCGACCGCATGA
- a CDS encoding TerD family protein, with product MGVSLSKGGNVSLSKEAPGLTAVLVGLGWDVRTTTGTDYDLDASAILVGDSGKVGSDQQFVFYNNLTSPDGSVEHTGDNLTGEGEGDDEAIKVNLAAVPADVTKIVFPVSIHDAENRGQSFGQVRNAFIRVVNQAGGAELARYDLSEDAATETAMIFGELYRNGAEWKFRAVGQGYASGLAGIASDFGVGV from the coding sequence GTGGGAGTTTCCCTGTCCAAAGGCGGCAATGTCTCGCTCAGCAAGGAGGCACCGGGGCTGACAGCCGTCCTGGTCGGCCTCGGCTGGGACGTTCGGACGACCACCGGCACCGACTACGACCTGGACGCGAGCGCCATTCTGGTCGGCGACTCCGGCAAGGTCGGCTCGGACCAGCAGTTCGTCTTCTACAACAACCTCACCAGCCCCGACGGGTCCGTGGAGCACACCGGGGACAACCTCACCGGTGAGGGCGAGGGCGACGACGAGGCCATCAAGGTGAATCTGGCGGCCGTGCCCGCCGACGTCACCAAGATCGTCTTCCCGGTGTCGATCCATGACGCCGAGAACCGCGGGCAGAGCTTCGGCCAGGTCCGTAACGCGTTCATCCGGGTGGTCAACCAGGCGGGCGGCGCGGAGCTGGCCCGCTACGACCTCAGCGAGGACGCGGCCACCGAAACCGCCATGATCTTCGGTGAGTTGTACCGCAACGGCGCGGAGTGGAAGTTCCGCGCGGTCGGCCAGGGGTACGCCAGCGGCCTCGCCGGGATCGCGTCGGACTTCGGCGTCGGGGTCTGA
- a CDS encoding cation:proton antiporter: protein MHDTTPLLIELGSIILGLGILGRLAGRIGFSPIPLYLLAGLAFGHGGLIPLAASEEFVATGAEIGVILLLLLLGLEYSAAELVTNLKTQYPSGIVDLVLNAVPGAVAALLLGWGPVAAVALAGVTWISSSGVIAKVLGDLGRLGNRETPVILGVLVIEDLAMAVYLPLLTALLAGLSLAGGSVTLLISLGTVGAVLYLALRHGRLISRAVSSDNPEMLLLVVLGLTVLVAGIAQELQVSAAVGAFLVGIALSGEVAKGAHHLLAPLRDLFAAVFFVFFGLNTDPAAIPPVLLTALVLALVTTATKIGTGWYAARRAGVRTAGRWRTGGTLVARGEFSIVIAGLAVGAEPRIGPLATAYVLILVILGPLAARWTEPLVRRVTRGRKPGDAARVPGTVPAPEAPGTPEAPGTPEQSDEVRGAV, encoded by the coding sequence GTGCATGACACCACCCCGCTGCTCATCGAACTCGGCTCCATCATCCTGGGGTTGGGCATCCTCGGCCGGCTCGCCGGACGGATCGGGTTCTCGCCCATCCCGCTCTACCTGCTCGCCGGACTCGCCTTCGGCCACGGCGGTCTGATCCCGCTCGCCGCGAGCGAGGAGTTCGTCGCCACGGGCGCGGAGATCGGCGTCATCCTGCTGCTGCTCCTGCTGGGACTGGAATACAGCGCCGCGGAACTGGTCACCAACCTCAAGACCCAGTACCCCTCGGGCATCGTCGACCTGGTCCTGAACGCCGTGCCGGGCGCCGTCGCCGCGCTGCTCCTCGGCTGGGGCCCGGTCGCGGCCGTCGCGCTGGCCGGGGTCACCTGGATCTCGTCGTCCGGGGTGATCGCCAAGGTCCTCGGTGACCTCGGCAGGCTCGGCAACCGCGAGACCCCCGTCATCCTCGGCGTGCTGGTCATCGAGGACCTCGCGATGGCCGTCTATCTGCCCCTGCTCACCGCCCTGTTGGCCGGACTGAGCCTCGCGGGCGGCTCCGTCACCCTGCTGATCTCGCTCGGCACGGTCGGCGCGGTCCTCTATCTGGCCCTGCGCCACGGCCGGTTGATCAGCCGGGCGGTCTCCTCCGACAACCCGGAGATGCTGCTCCTGGTGGTCCTCGGCCTGACCGTCCTGGTCGCCGGGATCGCCCAGGAACTCCAGGTCTCCGCCGCCGTGGGCGCGTTCCTCGTCGGGATCGCCCTGTCCGGCGAGGTCGCGAAGGGCGCGCACCACCTGCTGGCACCGCTGCGCGACCTGTTCGCCGCCGTCTTCTTCGTCTTCTTCGGCCTGAACACCGATCCGGCCGCCATCCCGCCCGTCCTGCTCACGGCCCTTGTCCTGGCGCTCGTCACGACCGCGACGAAGATCGGCACCGGCTGGTACGCGGCGCGGCGCGCCGGGGTGCGGACGGCGGGCCGCTGGCGCACCGGCGGCACGCTGGTGGCGCGCGGTGAGTTCTCCATCGTCATCGCCGGGCTCGCGGTCGGCGCGGAGCCCCGCATCGGTCCGCTGGCGACGGCCTACGTCCTCATCCTGGTGATCCTCGGCCCCCTGGCGGCCCGCTGGACGGAACCGCTGGTACGCAGGGTGACCCGGGGGCGCAAGCCGGGGGACGCGGCGCGGGTGCCGGGGACGGTCCCGGCGCCGGAGGCACCCGGGACACCCGAGGCACCGGGGACGCCGGAGCAGAGCGATGAGGTACGGGGAGCCGTCTGA